The Luteitalea sp. genomic sequence TCGTCAGCCGCTGCGAGATGCCGTAGCCGTGCAGAGGCTCGCGGGCGAGGATCGTGAGGATCATCAGGTCCAGCGTGCCTTGGGGAACGTCCAGCTTGTCCACAGCGCTCCTTTAGGAGAACAAGATGACAGGAATGCTGACACAGTTCATTTAGGGTGTCAAGATGAACTGGCTCGCCCGCTTCGCCACATTCCTGCTCAGCGTCTTTGCGGCCACGGCGCTCGGGATGGGCGCGATCGGGATCTATGGATTGATGTCGTACCTCGTCGCCCAACAGACGAGAGAGATTGCGATTCGGATGGCGCTTGGAGCGCTGCGGGGCGACATTCTCCGGCGCGTAGCGGGCCGCGCGTTGCTGCCTGCCGGCGTGGGTGTCATCGTAGGCACGGTGGGGGCCCTGGGCGCGGCGCATCTCATGGAAGC encodes the following:
- a CDS encoding FtsX-like permease family protein, encoding MNWLARFATFLLSVFAATALGMGAIGIYGLMSYLVAQQTREIAIRMALGALRGDILRRVAGRALLPAGVGVIVGTVGALGAAHLMEAMLFGVSPTDAATFVAASVLLIMVAAVAAYVPVRRASKIDPQVALRSE